The following is a genomic window from Bradysia coprophila strain Holo2 chromosome IV unlocalized genomic scaffold, BU_Bcop_v1 contig_5, whole genome shotgun sequence.
tgttaacCTTTTGACTATGATTTTGTTTACGTGAATCACGGAGTacttatttatgacatcgagtgcaaagtactgtattaggctctagatgtttaattatgacacgaggccgtaggtatctaaagtttgcaaattttgcatattatgatgctgaatGGCATAAAGTACGTTTgtgcaattcagtgatgatatttgtaaCTTACGCAATGAACGttttttatcgcactagtgcgataaatgATTTGCAAGGggttttatcgcactagtgcgataaaagcAACGTGTTACTGACGACACACTAAGATAATCTTTAtgctggtatattatcgcacaccATATCTGACATCTGATTACTGTTGCATGAATAACTATTTCAGGTTTTAAGTTTACATCGATTAGAAACCAGTTGtataatttgcaatttttaaataattcattaaaCCGAATATATAAAAACCATCGACATGAAATACCTGGAGAGACAGTCGAGTGCAAACtttcaaacattaaaaatgtcgTTCGTTGCCACAGttgttggaaaattaaatCCACTAACCGTTGCGtcacaatggaaaattttatcgacAATTTCCAAGAGGTACAGCTCAAGTACTGGCTATTCCGCGgaagaaattgagaaattcagaaaaacatTCCGCACCATGCCATCTTATGAGGAATCTATTGCTTCCAAGGACCTGATACCTTTTCTTCAGTCAATTCATTTCGTCAAACCCCGGGAAACTTACCAACAGTACATTGAATTTGTAGACAAGGTGTTGGGCGGACGATTGCCTTTGACTGAATCTATGAAATATCTTCAAACTCAACATGACCCGAGTCTACTATTGAACGAGTATCTGAAAAGCATGGATCGCGACAACGATGGCTACGTTTCAAAAGTGGAATTCGAGTTTGGAATGGAAACGGTTAGACTTCATGAACCGAGAGTCAGGAATATTTCATACGAAAAATTCGTGAAAGAAGCTGACGCTAACAATGATGGTAAAATTAGTGTTTCCGAGTGTAGAGATTGGttaaaaaagaatattgtGAAATAGCATGATGATTTGACAAATTGACTATGCGTGAACATTGAATTAGGAGTTGAGGAATGGCGAATAAGACTTTTTGTGTGCTCTAACATAAAGACATcagttcatttaaaaattaattttgaattgaaacttCATATGTCAGCTGCTGGACTGCATATTACACTTTCGTGATTCTACAAAATAAGGTTGGAACCGGTTGGAACACATAAAgttaaaatgtatttcatataaaagtGCGTCCATTTCCATCATCATTCCTCGTACCTCTAATTCAATGTGCGTGAATACTCTACGATTTGTTATAAAGGcagaacatgaaaaataaaatgagaattttACGGTAcggaaagagtttttgcttagaatattttttttgtttttactttgTAGCGgataagaggcatcgatgctctgctttccaccagaattcattttcaaaaatgtacgaccccTTGTAATCAaccaatggtacaaaactttattttacctggtcGATTACAATGTACGatcacgaatgtgttagctttcaaaattaaatagatttggttgtagtagtttgaccagctctgaaaaaactgagcagtttatgaaaatttcgttaaacgtGCTCACGTTTCTCAAAGTCGGTCGAACACggttatttaaagctaacacattcgtggtcgtcattgcggtcgtacatttttcgaaaaggtttctgatgaaaatatatcatcaaaaatgaaatacgagacacgcaaatgtaggctacaattttagctaagtaccgatgcctcttaactAATATCGTTCAATTACTCAGGCGTTGGTTGGTTGAAAGCGAGAAGATTTTATTTAGGTTGTTGTTTTGATTAATCCCGAcaattatacatttttttaatttaggcTATGATTTATGTCTATAATGATAAAACATTGTGTCATAGTAACAACAAATaacatttacataaaattaaaatagtttttcatgttcataaagaatttgttttttaatgtaTCACGCTTGTGAGTCGCTAAATAAAGGGCAGACTACATACATACAGCAAATCAGTACAGTAAAACTGCTGGACTACTATTACTTCCACTTTTTGACAACGTGATGATTTTCAAgtgcaattttcttatttttggtcTTGCAACAAACTTAGTAGCACTAGGACAGTATGAAAGACGTGAAGTATTATActgcatttttgaaaaattagagTGGCTCGCCTTTGGCTCCTATTGTTGGTTTACATATGAAGGTTCTCCCAACTCTACTATAgttcgatgtcataaataactatttcaagaGGGTTTTAGCTTTTAGCTTTTTCGACCTTTTACACTTACTGAcctcgttcgggctacaactcgcgtttatcaacaagaaattgactcaaaaaattttagaaagaaaattatgccAAAAACATCATACAAAGTGGAGATGATTATGGTTTCTCCGTTGTGAATTCTATTCTTTCAGGACATAGTTAGGAAGACATAAAATTTCTAGCCAGAAAACTTTTTGGCAAAAACAGCATCGctttttagtgaaaaaaatcaagttcTTATCGCATTTGAAGTAGATCAAGGTTTAAGATCCGTTTTTCGATAGGTCTATGCGTTTTTAGCCTGAGGAAATTTTGCTCAATCGAATCTCGAATCACTTAATTACAGTCAATGTACACGAACGAGCTTCATTCCTCAGACCATTGACACCACTGCTTTTACTGTAATCGACAACTATTTTTTAAGACGTGGACTGTATGAAAGTTAACAGCGACAAGATGCCtcgatgtaaaaaaatattatttattttttgtattctttTCTATCAAGCAGCCAGTTCCAACCTGCTTCATAGAcatacaacaaaattaattaattaattaataacaaaatattcttcttttaaaactattttaattttggtCAGATGTAATAACTTGAGATGACttatattattttattgtttcaccATCTGATGGACGATTTTGTTTGTCTGCATGACGGAAACTACATTTTCAGGTTTTATCTTTATAGACCTTCGATTAGAAACCagttgaatattttgaatatttaaaaaaaaattaattgaaccGAATATTATAAAAACCATCTACATGAAATACCAACAGAAACAGTTGCCTACAAACtttcaaacattaaaaatgtcgTTCGTTGTCACAGTCGCTGGAAAATTAAATCCACCAATCGTTGCATCACAATGGAAAATTCTATCGACAATATCCAAGAAATTCAGCTCGAGTATTGGTTATTCCCCGgaagaaattgagaaattcagGAAAGTGTTCCGCACCATGCCCTCCTACGAAGAATCCATTTCATCCAAGGACCTCATACCTTTTGTTCAGTCAATTAATTTCGTCAAGCCAACGGAAACTTACCAACAGTACATTGAATTTGTAGACAAGGTATTGGGCGGACGATTGCCCTTGACTGAAGCTGCGAAATATCTTCAAACTGAACATGACCCGAGTCTACTATTGAACGAGTATCTAAAAAGCATGGATCGCGACAACGACGGGTACGTTTCGAAAGAGGAGTTTGAGTTTGGAATGAAAACGGTTAGAATACATGATCCGAGAGTCAGGAATATTTCTtacgaaaatttcgttaaagaAGCGGATGTTAACAAGGATGGCAAAATTAGTGTTTCCGAGTGTAAAGATTGGTTAGAAAAGAATGTTGGGTCAGGCAAGTAACGAAGTGCGTGAATATTTAAcgatttttcttacaaaagcaaaacaataaataaaatgaaaaattttatcttcgcttggaaaataatttagttTCTACTTTGTAGCCAGTGAACTAAAATCGTTAAAATTTactgtttttaaataaatttcaataaacaaataaacaacCGAACTGTGTCTAAATTTCAATCAGCTGTTTTATCAGTAGGTTTGGTCGTCTTTTTCACTCATGCAAACACAATGCTGCcgtaatttgtaagaaaaacaatttccaattaCGGCAGAATGCTCGATCACACGGGTATAGTGGTAACTTACCAGTGGTAAGAACGTATTTATTTGAACTTTTCATCAATTTACTACAGAAAAAGCTTATCTATGAATCATACCTGCAACAAATCCATTACATCTTGGTAGTGTAAAATAACATTGTTGTTGATGTGACGGCGAGTAACATAAGTAAGAGATAGTTGGTCAGAGGACCATTGCCACCACCTGAACATGACCCATCAccggtaaatttaatttcgaaaattgtcAGTGAATAAGCTGGTGCATTGAAAGTAAATCCACCGGTGGTAGTTGTGAATGCTGATTCTTTTGGCGAAATTTTCATCGGCACTTGTAAGCTATTGCTGTCAAATCTGGCACCAGTCAATACAGTAACCTTTCCGCCGTCCGTACGACATATTCCCATCAAATCTGTGTCAACACTTACAGCAGTCGCTCCATTATTTACCGCTTTAATAACAATCGTATTCGTCACTGTGTCGAGAACAGCGGAATGGAAAAATGTTGCATTTGTGCCATCAAAATCACTTGGTATGTAAATATTTCCGCGTTTGGTGCTAAACAAATGTTGAACCCACCACGCCGGCGTTGCGTAACTTGAAAGGCCGTCGAAGTAAATCCCGTTCGGTGTCCATCGCAAATCGTTAACATTGCTTAAGAGTGGAGCGTAGCTCGACATAATTATCAGGTCCGCGTTTCTTTCCATGCTCATCAGAAATGAAGCGTCCTCTAATGCTGCACCAAGATGAGGAATGACCAGTTCACCGGTATAATTATAGTCACCGTCACGTGTTGCATATTCTCCTATGTCTGGaagtggtgttttttgttaagttttatTGTCGATGAACAGTGTTCATTGAACACGACAAACGTCGtgcatttcaaattttcacttaCACACTTTCGAACCATCTCTTGGCCAATCATCATACAAAGTATGACGCTGAGGAAATCCACCTAAGGCGACATAATAGTGATCATCTCGCACAGGTACCTGTAACAATTTAAACGAATTTGGTTCACTTAGCCatccataaaatatttttgcaaatataCCGGCCGACTTTCAGCATAATCTGAGCCAATGATAGTAATTTGAGGAAATTTTGCTCTAATAGCATCATAAAATAAGGGATATCGTTCATTATAAGTGCGCGAAAAATAATCTTCGTTCCCAATTTCAATATAAGGCAGTGGAAACGGATTTGGATGTCCGTTGGCTGCTCGAATTGATCCCCATTTTGAGCTAGTGTCACCTATAGCATATTCAATTGCATTCAGAGCACTTTCAACAAATTCGCCTATTTCTTCTAGAGGATGACTGTATGCACCATTTGCTAGTCCAGAATAGACGCAAATAACTGCTGTGGCATTGAGCTCTTCGGCGAACTCTAAATACTCCAACATACCGACTCCGTTACTCGCATAGTAGCCCCATGTGCCAATATAACCTGGTCGCTCTTCAATTGGTCCAAGAGTCTCCTCCCAAACATATCGAATTACTTCGTCACCTACTTTAATCCCCTGAATAAATGACCCACCCGGAAATCTCATGATTGAAGGTCTGGCTGCTGCTAATTTTTCGGCAATATCTATTCTTAGTCCGTTCGGTTTGTTTCGCCATGTGGGTGGATATAACGATACTAGTTGGAAGAAGATTTGAGTTCCTTCGTCAATAATTGCACTGGCAGTTGCTTCAATCGATATCACGAAAACTACGTCTAACGTTGGAGATTGGATAAGTGCAGCAGTTGGGACAAGTGAAACTTCGTATTTTTGGAATGTCGATGAAATCTGTGGAACGACAGCTGATGCGTAAATAATGCTTCCATCAGAAGACTCAATGGTCACTGTCAAAGGACCATTAAAATTCGTTGCAGATTTTGCATAAAACGAAGCATTGTAAAAAGTGTAATCGGGTCGGATCGGAATGCCCCAATAACCAGTATTTAGAATACCAACACGGTCTCCATTTGTTACTCGGGAGTTAACTTGGAGTCTTAAACTTGTGTTGAGCACTTCATTTAAGGGATTATCCGATGAAATGCTGATACTTGCTTGTGCTGAGCCTGAAGTCACGGCGCCATAACCTTCAAGATTATTTGTTCCTCTTGGATTGAGTCCTCTGTTTTTGATTAGTTCAGCATGAAGACCTAATGagacaaattaaatttcaagtaCTTAATCAAGAATACTACTGAATCTGCAGAATCATTTTTACTATCTTTACTTTATATTAACCATCCATCAGACTGAATCACATCGATTTACACACTCACCTCCATCTAATGCATGATTGATTTCTTCAAGGAATATTCCAAAAAGTTCTGGACCAATTTCGTGAGCCGGATGTTCAACATGGACAGTAAGCGTCGCACTATAGGCACTCGATATGAGCAGGGATACAATCAGCGCTAGTGTAGACATTTTCGTCGTTCATGTGAAACTGACATGATTACGTTATTATTTTTTACGTTTTCGCATTCGCTTTGAGTGGCTTGTATTATCATAAAGATACGAACGATACGCCCGCCGTTGTTTTTATTATGGCTACATGCATCTAAGACCAAAGCAGTGTAATATACACTTAACTTTGATATATGGTTCGTGCTGATCTTTATTTCGATAGGGTAAGTACAGCTATTCACTCAAAAATAGTTGGGGTACATGTTCAACGTCTGAACATGAAACACGAGGAAAACTCTTGGAAAATTGACACCTTAGAGTCTGTACTCTTTCGGATTTCTTGCTCCGCTTGCAAATTATGCTATCTACGTTTTCTTTTTAGAAACAAGGCTTCTTTTTGTGAGTGGGCCAGGTTAGTGAATGCAATAAACTGTACTTTAGTTGACATATTACTGAGTCTAAGGGTATTTTTCGTACGGAAGAAGTATCTAACAAATCTTTATATTGTAAGGAGCAAGGGAGCTGAGCTTTCAGATGTCAAGTGTTTATTAGAAAACGAGGGAACGATGAACGATAAAAATTTGAGTACTGTGTTGCGTAATggtaatttatgcaaccgagtgagaaatgcttttttaggcacctGTAGATCAGTCACTAGAGGCCGCAGGctgagtgtgacaatacacatcgtttTTCTAAAAAAGCTTTATACTTTTAGTCTTCGAgttgtaagaagttgagtttTGTAGCACGGGATCAAAGTTTTCCATACGAGCTTAACTAGAAGAAATTCTGTTTACCTGTctgtaataataaattacctgATGACCGTTTgtgttaattttcatttcagcgGGACTTACATGCATAACTTATACATAATTGTTTTGGACATTGTTTACTTTTCATTCAGTAGCAAGTGGCGTGGCATAATGTTCAATTTGTTAATTAAACAGTCTACAGAATCGCAATCTTTTCATAATTCATCTTAATGACTACTAATCAAAGAAGCAAATCCACacttacaaaacaaaatgtgtgATGAGTCCGATGAGTCAATAATATTATCTTTGTCTTTTACTGAATTTGAGAAAGTTGAAAACAAacttattttaatttgtctaATTAAATGCCAAATCCGGCAGAATCGCGTTCCAAAATCAAATCAACCTATAAAATCATGACACCACACATCGATGCCAGTTGCttctttatttacattttttactttaattttttaagttcTTTTCGTATTCagaggtgtttttttttagatttcgtCAGTTTGAGCCGACCATTTCTGATCGGCGCACACAGATCTTGGGATCCTTTGTGCTACTCAGTCATCATTAAAATCTTTTGGAAGCCCTTTTCCGGACCTACTCTCCACACATCAACCTCTCCCGACCTTTC
Proteins encoded in this region:
- the LOC119072066 gene encoding probable alpha-L-arabinofuranosidase A produces the protein MSTLALIVSLLISSAYSATLTVHVEHPAHEIGPELFGIFLEEINHALDGGLHAELIKNRGLNPRGTNNLEGYGAVTSGSAQASISISSDNPLNEVLNTSLRLQVNSRVTNGDRVGILNTGYWGIPIRPDYTFYNASFYAKSATNFNGPLTVTIESSDGSIIYASAVVPQISSTFQKYEVSLVPTAALIQSPTLDVVFVISIEATASAIIDEGTQIFFQLVSLYPPTWRNKPNGLRIDIAEKLAAARPSIMRFPGGSFIQGIKVGDEVIRYVWEETLGPIEERPGYIGTWGYYASNGVGMLEYLEFAEELNATAVICVYSGLANGAYSHPLEEIGEFVESALNAIEYAIGDTSSKWGSIRAANGHPNPFPLPYIEIGNEDYFSRTYNERYPLFYDAIRAKFPQITIIGSDYAESRPVPVRDDHYYVALGGFPQRHTLYDDWPRDGSKVYIGEYATRDGDYNYTGELVIPHLGAALEDASFLMSMERNADLIIMSSYAPLLSNVNDLRWTPNGIYFDGLSSYATPAWWVQHLFSTKRGNIYIPSDFDGTNATFFHSAVLDTVTNTIVIKAVNNGATAVSVDTDLMGICRTDGGKVTVLTGARFDSNSLQVPMKISPKESAFTTTTGGFTFNAPAYSLTIFEIKFTGDGSCSGGGNGPLTNYLLLMLLAVTSTTMLFYTTKM